The window aggggtttatctttagctaggtatttctcatgcaattgtcgaaccaggaatatggcatcaatgGTGCTTTTAttcggcacaaaaccaaactgcatctcatctaagcagactctctctctGATGAGATGATATATgtttgttcatgtatatatacgtatgaactgTATGTGactgctgattatatatatatatatatatttgaatgtgtgcatGAAAATCTATTTATATCCCTCTCCTTGCTTCTTAAGGATAATCCGTGATGCTCCTGATTAATATCTAATGGGAAATTCCTTACATCTTTACGTATGTAAATTGcaatgagaaaatgaaatatgAGGAATCAACACTAAAAACATTTCTATTTTcctgttatacatatacacatatatgtacacagctgcatgtgtgagtgagttcGTATATCCCTTTGTCCCCATTAATAATCACAGGTGTTGTTTACTTGTTTTGCACATTGTAACTATGTCTAGGTTCCTTGACGTGTACAGACATACTGTACGACCTTTGTGAATATAGGGTTCTTTGAAATGGTGTCTTCAGTTTCCAGTTCTCCTTATAACCATGTTAGGTCTGTCTTTTGCATGAGAGACTGGGAGATTTATTACTTGACTTGGAACAGACTAGGAAATCTTGCAGACAAGCTCTAAGTCTCAAATCACTAACTGCCAGCCTATGTTGTTAAGTTCATTCGTTACCTAGGAAGAACTGGACATTCACAAGTTCTCCTCTGTCTCCCCTGTTTTCTCATGAGAAATTAGCCAGTCTGGCTTGTGTATCACCAGATTCATAGTTGAACAAGAGGCTGGTAGGTTACCTCGAGTTCTGAAGTTAGTGTTGATAAAAACAGGCTGGGGTTGAGAATAAGAATCTCCTCCAAAATGTTTGTTctcaattttatgaaaataatccTTATCTGGACATTTGAAAACTCATCTCTGTAAAGTTTAATTTAAAGAAACCATTATTGAAAAGCTAACAAGGAATCAGTCTGGTGTGGGGCACTAAACTGTACTTATGCCTCATGTTCTTCCTTTGTGTCTCTTCTGTTTTGTATTTGGGGGTCattgtttatgtacatatttgaCAACTTTACAATATTCCtgagtataaaataattaataacttaTGTCATTGTATAACGTATTTAATGAGTAAagcatttaaaatacaataaacaataaaatatgctgtAATTACAGGATGCGATattcaagaaagaataaaagaataatgtgtGGGGTTGTCAGGAGGAGGAGATTTGGTATAGAGGCCCTTACATCATGGAAAGGAAACTgcataaacaaatggaaaaaatctAAAATTCTTGGAAATACTTTCATCACAATTTACAACACAGGAATATTAAATATAGCAAACAAGAAACCATAGAAACTACCCTTTTCCTTTCACCCCTGTTTGAATATGTTTATGTCTTTTGAAGTcagtactttgagagaatgatttaccacagacatcacagtgatatggcttctctcctgtatgagtacgtttgtgtatagATACAGCACTCTGTTgaatgaatgatttaccacagatatcacaatgatattgcctctctcctgtatgaataggtTTGTGTTTCTTTAAGTcattactttgagagaatgatttaccacagatatcacaatgatatggtttctctcctgtatgaagacgtaTGTGTTTTGTTAAGTTACtattgtcagagaatgatttactacagaaatcacaatgatacggtttctctccagtatgaatatatttgtgtgtagataAGTGACTActgttagagaatgatttaccacagatatcacaatgatacggtttctctccagtatgaaaaCGTATGTGTTTTGTTAAGCTATTAttgtaagagaatgatttaccacagatatcacaattatatggtttctctccagtatgaatatatttgtgtgtagataAGTGACCAttgttagagaatgatttaccacagatatcacattgatatggtttctctcctgtatgaatacgtttgtgtatagatAAGGCACCACGTTGAGAGAATGattgaccacagatatcacaatatgacctctctcctgtatgagtacattTGTGCACTGCAACCTGACTActgttagagaatgatttaccacagatatcacaatgatatggtttctctcccgtatgaagaCGTACGTGTTTTGTTAAGTTACTActgtcagaaaatgatttaccacagatatcacaatgatacggtttctctccagtatgaatatatttgtgtgtagataAGTGAACACcgctagagaatgatttaccacagatatcacagtggtatgatgtctctcctgtatgaatacgtttgtgtttagataAAGTACCACgttgagagaataatttaccacagatatcacaatgaaatggttcctcaccagtatgaatacatttgtgtcttGAAAATTGACTACTgtcaaatgatttaccacagatatcacagtggtatgatgtctctcctgtatgaatacgtttgtgtttagataAAGTACCACgttgagagaataatttaccacagatatcacaatgaaatggttcctcaccagtatgaatacatttgtgtcttGAAAATTGACTACTgtcaaatgatttaccacagatatcacagtaataTGGCTTCTCACtagtatgaatatgtctgtgtcttAATAAGCTATTACTGtaagggaatgatttaccacagatatcacaatgatatggtttttctcccgtatgaaaacgtgtgtgttttgttaagttactattgtcagagaatgatttaccacagataccacagtgatatggtttctctccagtatgaatatgtttgtgtgtagataagtGACTActgttagagaatgatttaccacagatatcacaatgatacggtttctctccagtatgaatacgtatgtgtgttgttagggtactacttgcagagaatgatttaccgcagataacacactgatatgatttctctcccgtatgaatatgtttgtgcataaTTGGGTTACTTTTTCGAAAAAAGGATTTGCACAGATACCTCAGTCATATGATCTCATCTCTTTTATGAGGTGTTAAGGGGAAAAtctattctataatttttttctctctcttttctgttacttttcctctcaaatcccagttaatatatttttcttgcttttgtttttatacttTGTTCCTTACATACACTTCTGCTGCTGTATTTCTGTCCAATGTTACCTTTGTTTAGCAACACTTTCATAAATTTATCCAACTTTAATCAGCACACAGTCTTATCTTCTTGACAACTCTAGTCAGCAATGTTCAGAAATTTGGCTAATAATATTATTTCAGAGCAAAAGTTTCAGAGGAATTCTTCCACAGATTTGTAAAAACCACGTTATGCATctgttttgtataatattttccTTTAGTCTTTAAAACACGGTAGATATTGAGGATGCTTCTTCTGTCATCTGATGTTCTGAAATTATAGAGAAACAGCAGTGTAAAGTGTAGAG of the Octopus sinensis linkage group LG1, ASM634580v1, whole genome shotgun sequence genome contains:
- the LOC118763435 gene encoding zinc finger protein 675-like, with the protein product MTETSYHCDICGKSFSSGVHLSTHKYIHTGEKPYHCDICGKSFSDSSNLTKHVRLHTGEKPYHCDICGKSFSNSSQVAVHKCTHTGERSYCDICGQSFSQRGALSIHKRIHTGEKPYCDICGKSFSYNNSLTKHIRFHTGEKPYHCDICGKSFSNSSHLSTHKYIHTGEKPYHCDFCSKSFSDNSNLTKHIRLHTGEKPYHCDICGKSFSQSNDLKKHKPIHTGERQYHCDICGKSFIQQSAVSIHKRTHTGEKPYHCDVCGKSFSQSTDFKRHKHIQTGVKGKG